The genomic interval GCTCATGGGGCGTGACAAATACAGCATTTCGGCGTCAACGGTCGGGGATGAACCCCTCAATCCCGAGCACCGTACCGCGTTGATTATGCCTATCTGTAACGAAGACGTTGACCGCGTGTTTGCGGGCCTGCGTGCAACCTGGGAGTCCGTGAAGGCGACCGGCAACGCGGAACATTTTGATGTTTACATCCTGAGCGACAGTTACAACCCGGATATCTGCGTGGCAGAACAAAAAGCGTGGATGGAGCTGATTGCAGAAGTGCAGGGCGAAGGGCAGATCTTCTACCGTCGTCGCCGCCGTCGCGTGAAGCGTAAAAGCGGTAACATCGATGACTTCTGCCGTCGCTGGGGTAATCAGTACAGCTACATGGTAGTGCTGGATGCTGACTCCGTCATGAGCGGTGACTGCCTGAGCGGTCTGGTGCGTCTGATGGAAGCTAACCCGAACGCGGGTATTATTCAGTCCTCGCCAAAAGCGTCCGGTATGGATACGCTCTATGCGCGCTGCCAGCAGTTCGCCACCCGTGTTTACGGGCCGCTGTTTACGGCGGGTCTGCACTTCTGGCAGCTGGGTGAGTCGCACTACTGGGGCCACAACGCCATTATCCGCGTGAAGCCGTTCATTGAACACTGCGCGCTGGCGCCGCTGCCGGGTGAGGGTTCGTTTGCCGGTTCTATTCTGTCGCACGACTTCGTGGAAGCGGCGCTGATGCGTCGTGCTGGCTGGGGCGTCTGGATTGCCTACGACCTGCCGGGATCGTACGAAGAGCTGCCGCCTAACCTGCTGGACGAGCTCAAGCGTGACCGCCGCTGGTGTCACGGTAACCTGATGAACTTCCGCCTGTTCCTTGTTAAAGGGATGCACCCGGTTCACCGCGCGGTGTTCCTGACGGGCGTGATGTCGTATCTCTCCGCACCGCTGTGGTTTATGTTCCTTGCGCTCTCAACTGCGCTGCAGGTCGTCCATGCCCTGACGGAGCCGCAATACTTCCTGCAACCGCGCCAGCTGTTCCCGGTGTGGCCGCAGTGGCGTCCGGAGCTGGCGATTGCGCTGTTTGCCTCCACCATGGTGCTGCTGTTCCTGCCTAAGCTGCTCAGCATCATCCTGATCTGGTGCAAAGGCTCGAAAGAATACGGCGGTTTCTTCCGCGTGACCCTTTCGCTGTTGCTGGAAGTGCTGTTCTCCGTGCTGCTGGCGCCGGTACGTATGCTGTTCCACACCGTGTTTGTGGTCAGTGCGTTCCTGGGCTGGGAAGTGGTCTGGAACTCACCGCAGCGTGATGACGATTCCACGCCGTGGAGCGAAGCCTTTATGCGCCACGGTTCTCAGCTTCTGCTTGGCCTTGTGTGGGCGGCAGGGATGGCGTGGCTGGATCTGCGCTTCCTGTTCTGGCTGGCGCCGATTGTCTTCTCGCTGATCCTGTCGCCGTTTGTCTCCGTGATCTCCAGCCGTTCTACGGTGGGTCTGCGAACCAAACGCTGGAAGCTGTTCCTGATCCCGGAAGAGTATTCCCCGCCGCAGGTGCTGGTAGATACCGATCGTTATCTCGAGCAAAACCGCAATCGCACGCTGGATGATGGCTTCATGCACGCCGTGTTTAACCCGTCATTCAACGCCCTGGCGACGGCAATGGCGACGGCGCGTCACCGTGCCAGCCAGGTGCTGGAGATTGCCCGAGATCGACACGTTGAGCAGGCGCTTAATGAGACCCCGGAAAAACTCAACCGCGACCGTCGTCTGGTACTGTTGAGCGATCCGGTCACAATGGCGCGTCTTCACTACCGCGTGTGGTCCGCTCCGGAGAGATACTCTTCGTGGGTGAACTACTATAAGGACGTGAAGCTGAATCCACTCGCACTGAAGTCAAAGTAAGCCTTCTCTGTGATAAACAAAATACCGGCTGAGAGGCCGGTATTTTTTTAGAGGTCATTGATGAGAATAATCATCGTCGTCATCATGGCATGCCTGCTCAGCGGCTGCGGGAGTATCATCAGCCGCACCATTCCAGGGCAAGGCCACGGAAATCAGTATTACCCGGGCGTGAAATGGGATCTCCGTGATTCCGCATGGCGCTATCTGACCGTGCTCGATCTGCCATTCTCGCTGATTTTCGACACGCTTTTACTGCCGATCGATGCCAGCCACGGCCCTTACGAATAGCGTAAATTAACGCTCGTCCCACTCATCGGCTGCAGTTTGACCTTCTTCCGTATCCAGCGGTGGCTCGAGCTGAAACTCACCCTCATCCCACTCGTGCAGGGTGTTCTCTTCCAGCCATTCCTGCCGAAGTTCGATTTCGTCGTAGTCGCCATCAAAGACGGCCTGCGCACCTTCACCACTTAATATCGGCAAACATTCCCCTTCTTCCCCTTCATCGGTAAAGAATTCGGCCTGCCACATAATATCCCCATCCTGCAGAACGTATTTTTGGATATTAAGCTGTTGCACGTCAGCATCTTCTTCTTGAACGCCGGGGTTGTCGGCGAGGAACTCTTCACGAGCGGCATCAATAGCTTCTTCCAGCGTACTATAGAATACATATTCTTTATCGGACATAATGAGTTCCTCAATGATTATGTTTATCAAATGTATAGGTGCATGAATGCGAACTGTCAAAGCCTACATCTATAGTAGGGTATCAAGCTTGCAGCAGGTTGATGCTTTTGGCTTAGATCGCCAAATTAGTACAGTATTAGACTTCCTCGAAAACGCTAAACTACCCGCTGAATTAGGGTATCAGCTCGATCCAAGCAATCATGAAGTACTGGAAAGTGATAAAGGTCTGTCAGGGTACAAAGGGCATAACTTTACCAAAGGTTCTTTAGGTCAGTTTAAGCGGCGTGTAGAGGCAGGGGAGATAACTGAAGGTTGCTTGCTAATCGAGTCTGTAGACCGCTTTTCACGTAAGCAAGGCTACGATGCTATCGATGAGTTTACTTTTTTAATCAAACGTAACATTGATATTGTAGAGGTTGAGACTGGACAAATTTACAGCTACAAACTCGACCACAAGTTATCCGCATTATCCACCAGTATCGAACGTGCTCACCAGGAATCGAAAAGAAAAGCCCGTATAAGTAAAAAATCATGGAATAGACGCAAAGAAGAATCATTGGCTACTGGTGTTGCCCTTAACAACAATACACCTGACTGGCTTTCACT from Enterobacter sp. JBIWA008 carries:
- a CDS encoding MysB family protein, which translates into the protein MSDKEYVFYSTLEEAIDAAREEFLADNPGVQEEDADVQQLNIQKYVLQDGDIMWQAEFFTDEGEEGECLPILSGEGAQAVFDGDYDEIELRQEWLEENTLHEWDEGEFQLEPPLDTEEGQTAADEWDER
- the mdoH gene encoding glucans biosynthesis glucosyltransferase MdoH is translated as MNNTSEYIDAMPLTDIEKAALPKSDIRAVHTALDGEHHTFSRDDDTPLGSVKARLEQAWPDSLAEGQLIKDDEGRDQLQAMPKATRSSMFPDPWRTNPVGRFWDRLRGRDVTPRYLSRLTKEEQASEQKWRTVGTIRRYILLLLTLAQTVVATWYMKTILPYQGWAFINPTDMMGQDLWVSFMQLLPYILQSGILLLFAVLFCWVSAGFWTALMGFLQLLMGRDKYSISASTVGDEPLNPEHRTALIMPICNEDVDRVFAGLRATWESVKATGNAEHFDVYILSDSYNPDICVAEQKAWMELIAEVQGEGQIFYRRRRRRVKRKSGNIDDFCRRWGNQYSYMVVLDADSVMSGDCLSGLVRLMEANPNAGIIQSSPKASGMDTLYARCQQFATRVYGPLFTAGLHFWQLGESHYWGHNAIIRVKPFIEHCALAPLPGEGSFAGSILSHDFVEAALMRRAGWGVWIAYDLPGSYEELPPNLLDELKRDRRWCHGNLMNFRLFLVKGMHPVHRAVFLTGVMSYLSAPLWFMFLALSTALQVVHALTEPQYFLQPRQLFPVWPQWRPELAIALFASTMVLLFLPKLLSIILIWCKGSKEYGGFFRVTLSLLLEVLFSVLLAPVRMLFHTVFVVSAFLGWEVVWNSPQRDDDSTPWSEAFMRHGSQLLLGLVWAAGMAWLDLRFLFWLAPIVFSLILSPFVSVISSRSTVGLRTKRWKLFLIPEEYSPPQVLVDTDRYLEQNRNRTLDDGFMHAVFNPSFNALATAMATARHRASQVLEIARDRHVEQALNETPEKLNRDRRLVLLSDPVTMARLHYRVWSAPERYSSWVNYYKDVKLNPLALKSK
- a CDS encoding YceK/YidQ family lipoprotein — its product is MRIIIVVIMACLLSGCGSIISRTIPGQGHGNQYYPGVKWDLRDSAWRYLTVLDLPFSLIFDTLLLPIDASHGPYE